The Candidatus Poribacteria bacterium genome has a window encoding:
- a CDS encoding sigma-70 family RNA polymerase sigma factor: MKNIDVELIHRVLDGDDTAFTELVKKYQKPVHTLVWRKIGDFHVAEEITQDTFLKAYQELAKLKKPQSFASWLYVIAANHCSTWLRKKRLQTQSLEETSSARLEKATYSRYVVEENERTTVEAQREVVKKLLAKLQESERTVVTLHYFGEMSSTEIGAFLGVSANTIRSRLRRAQQRLRKDEPMIREALANFQITPHLTENIMREIARMKPAAPSGSKPLLPWAITVSTVAVVFLMLGVGSHQYLSRVQKPYSFDAMSEMTVELIEAPVVLNLESKPHIRTQLGDNDATGRDNKTHQNRDATLFSTASGHILDEAGEPVSGIKIAITPVVDGNGAWFPIHVQEHALEDTPTRHVESDAEGRFTITDNISGPVLLSLFPLRSSSVRILRVQIGGLFFYPSGMMHRGIVFAPTPGEFIENIEVTLQSPHIRGKVQRINGRPIANAKVKRRLRTVSQHGESSGSGSVRTDAEGYFSHYVDRDMEQPTFYMFSLTYQGQTVEADPIVLKPGDPTHDIVFTFDGLPEEPFQARRGVFASASASVGGRAQDVWVIKPDFSLQTGGHAYKKIKCENWEDARAQAAAEGAYLVTINDEAEQKWLQAVFGNQPIWIGLNDVATEGEWQWDNGEPVTYTNWEFQEPHDPNNEAEDYVILNPSGKWEDVNAGNPQWGWIRTALIEKETLPAKK; this comes from the coding sequence ATGAAAAACATTGATGTTGAACTCATTCACCGTGTGCTTGATGGCGATGATACCGCTTTCACTGAACTTGTGAAAAAGTACCAAAAGCCCGTTCACACGCTGGTGTGGCGTAAAATTGGAGATTTCCACGTCGCCGAGGAAATTACGCAGGATACATTCTTAAAGGCATATCAAGAATTAGCAAAGCTGAAAAAACCGCAGAGTTTTGCGAGTTGGCTTTATGTGATCGCTGCGAACCACTGCAGTACATGGCTGCGTAAAAAGCGTTTACAGACGCAGTCACTTGAGGAAACGAGCAGTGCTCGATTAGAAAAGGCGACATATTCGAGATATGTTGTTGAAGAAAATGAACGGACAACCGTGGAAGCACAGCGCGAAGTCGTGAAAAAATTGCTTGCGAAACTCCAAGAGAGTGAACGCACAGTGGTCACACTACATTACTTCGGTGAGATGTCCAGTACAGAGATTGGCGCGTTTTTAGGTGTGTCAGCAAATACGATTAGGAGTCGTCTCCGTCGTGCGCAGCAGCGTTTAAGGAAGGACGAACCGATGATTCGGGAAGCCTTGGCCAATTTTCAAATCACGCCGCATCTCACAGAAAATATCATGCGTGAGATTGCGCGTATGAAACCCGCTGCGCCGTCTGGTAGTAAACCACTGCTGCCGTGGGCAATTACTGTTTCTACGGTTGCGGTGGTATTTTTGATGTTAGGTGTTGGAAGCCATCAATACTTGTCGCGTGTCCAAAAGCCGTATAGTTTTGACGCAATGTCAGAGATGACGGTTGAACTAATTGAGGCACCCGTTGTGCTAAATCTTGAGTCCAAACCACACATTCGGACTCAACTTGGCGACAACGATGCAACCGGTAGAGACAATAAGACGCATCAGAACCGTGATGCAACGCTATTTTCCACCGCCTCCGGTCACATCCTTGATGAAGCAGGGGAACCGGTTTCTGGGATCAAGATAGCCATTACACCTGTCGTAGATGGCAATGGGGCTTGGTTTCCGATTCATGTGCAAGAGCATGCTCTTGAGGATACGCCTACGCGCCACGTGGAGAGTGATGCAGAGGGGCGTTTTACTATCACCGATAACATCTCCGGTCCTGTGTTGTTGTCACTATTTCCACTTCGCAGTTCGTCAGTCCGCATTTTGAGGGTTCAAATCGGAGGATTGTTTTTCTATCCAAGCGGAATGATGCACCGTGGAATTGTATTTGCCCCAACCCCGGGTGAATTCATTGAAAATATTGAGGTTACGTTGCAAAGTCCGCACATCCGAGGGAAAGTACAACGCATTAACGGAAGACCGATTGCCAACGCAAAAGTCAAACGCCGTTTGCGGACAGTAAGTCAGCACGGTGAGTCTTCTGGTTCTGGCAGTGTTCGTACGGACGCTGAAGGATACTTTTCACACTATGTGGACAGGGATATGGAGCAACCAACATTTTACATGTTTTCTCTGACCTATCAGGGTCAGACTGTCGAAGCAGACCCGATTGTGCTTAAGCCCGGTGATCCAACACACGACATCGTTTTTACCTTTGATGGTTTGCCAGAAGAGCCTTTCCAAGCGCGGCGTGGAGTTTTCGCGAGCGCGTCCGCCTCCGTAGGTGGTCGTGCACAAGATGTATGGGTGATAAAGCCGGACTTTTCTCTACAAACTGGCGGGCATGCTTACAAGAAGATTAAGTGTGAGAATTGGGAAGATGCGCGAGCGCAAGCCGCCGCCGAAGGGGCGTATCTCGTCACAATTAACGACGAGGCAGAGCAGAAGTGGTTGCAAGCTGTCTTTGGAAATCAACCGATTTGGATTGGACTGAATGATGTTGCAACAGAAGGAGAGTGGCAATGGGACAACGGCGAACCGGTTACCTATACCAACTGGGAATTTCAGGAACCCCATGACCCAAACAATGAGGCTGAAGATTATGTCATCCTTAATCCTTCAGGGAAATGGGAGGACGTTAACGCCGGAAATCCACAATGGGGTTGGATTCGGACAGCACTCATTGAGAAGGAAACGTTACCCGCGAAGAAGTAG
- a CDS encoding lectin-like protein, translated as MKCLDAKRHVLLLLMVIVALFIGFISHTVAQEDTGTVTGRVVDLDGNPVVELPIFIAPLDGGGYGDMWTVFLPDEYAQLRRAHTDLEGRFSVKDVPSGPVYIGALPDDIDGRLPKDFEKLVDEFISIDWTETTQNDIEAFVSSNFGMDQADFEPDVEILFIRVQGLTLYARNDYDQIAFGVKSGAHIQDVEVTVQPRMRVRGRVLFKDGTPLANTRVGLYARSRTVDGSGSSGSGGDLWTDTKGYFVLYIDEKDDPAFYTFSAEYQGLSVEAKPIRLDPGDRFDGLTLTFDSEPISPKRPPQKTEIDEPEPSLPVPEPPLKPRSRDVWVVNPENGHAYKRIHCETRDDAIVQATEEKAHLVAINDAAEQAWLEAVFGHKFYWIGLSRVSTTGALSKRAKKWWQWDNGDPITYANWLPNEFFSESLDADERDYVVMTLSGGKWYPVSPDSVIWDMTEMAILEKADGLDNPSAAERQ; from the coding sequence ATGAAATGTTTAGATGCTAAAAGGCACGTTTTGTTATTGTTGATGGTGATAGTCGCTCTTTTTATCGGTTTCATTTCACACACTGTTGCGCAGGAAGATACAGGTACCGTTACCGGACGCGTTGTTGATTTGGATGGAAACCCAGTTGTCGAGTTACCGATATTTATTGCGCCTCTTGATGGTGGTGGGTATGGGGACATGTGGACGGTATTTTTACCAGATGAATACGCGCAGTTGCGCCGCGCACACACAGATTTAGAAGGTCGGTTTTCCGTAAAGGATGTTCCTTCAGGTCCGGTGTACATCGGTGCCCTTCCAGACGACATAGATGGGCGCCTGCCCAAAGACTTTGAAAAGCTTGTGGATGAGTTCATATCCATAGATTGGACGGAGACCACACAAAACGATATAGAAGCATTCGTTTCCAGTAACTTCGGTATGGATCAGGCTGATTTTGAGCCAGACGTTGAAATTTTGTTCATTCGCGTACAAGGGTTAACCTTATACGCTCGCAACGATTACGATCAAATCGCGTTTGGTGTCAAATCGGGCGCACATATTCAAGATGTGGAAGTCACCGTACAACCGAGGATGCGAGTTCGCGGACGTGTTCTTTTCAAAGATGGAACGCCGCTTGCCAATACGCGCGTCGGCCTCTACGCTCGTTCTCGAACTGTAGATGGCTCCGGTTCCAGCGGCTCCGGTGGAGATTTGTGGACAGACACTAAAGGCTATTTTGTTTTATATATAGATGAGAAGGATGATCCTGCCTTCTACACATTTTCCGCGGAATACCAAGGTCTTTCTGTGGAGGCTAAACCGATTCGGCTTGATCCAGGAGACCGGTTCGATGGATTGACATTGACATTTGACAGTGAACCGATTTCCCCCAAACGCCCCCCTCAAAAAACGGAAATAGACGAGCCTGAACCGTCCCTGCCTGTACCGGAGCCACCGTTGAAACCGAGGTCTCGTGATGTATGGGTCGTCAATCCCGAAAATGGACACGCTTATAAACGGATTCACTGCGAAACTCGCGATGATGCAATTGTCCAAGCAACCGAAGAGAAAGCACATCTCGTCGCGATTAATGACGCAGCAGAACAGGCGTGGTTGGAAGCGGTTTTTGGACACAAATTTTATTGGATCGGACTCAGTCGCGTTTCCACGACAGGCGCGCTTTCTAAGCGGGCAAAAAAATGGTGGCAGTGGGACAACGGCGACCCTATCACCTATGCCAACTGGTTACCCAATGAGTTCTTTTCTGAATCTTTGGATGCTGATGAAAGAGACTATGTCGTCATGACGCTCTCTGGTGGGAAATGGTATCCGGTGAGTCCCGATAGTGTTATCTGGGATATGACGGAGATGGCGATCCTTGAAAAAGCAGATGGACTTGACAATCCATCCGCTGCAGAAAGACAATGA
- a CDS encoding lectin-like protein, with protein sequence MTCLYFRMKTLVFLLGIVVLFLASAWESGAQNDALTTLSGRVIDAAGQPIAGLTVVIVPVQDGHGAWFPIEFEVEEGGGQGDPMAFQGETDAEGRFVITDAIVGPVLLGLFPYNAPEAEILRVQIGDLFLYAPDESWGRGVIFSAEPGDRIENVEVTVQRFLQLRAKVLRMDGSPLANAQRIRVGLRQLSLDGEYDGSGRWSAETDDEGNFVGYMTRYMNSPAFYFMSVTYQEHQVQLDPIVVKPEDLFHEVVFTFEVPLPLDMPRNAPPHFHAGASARVGGGLDAGGVWVVNPANGHAYKKVPFSGVEDAIAQAAKEGAYLVAINDEAEQNWLEQVFVAHRTLIGLSDVQEEGQWQWHSGEPVTYTNWATDEPHDTDKGDEDYVILFAAQWVDIGPGDIRWKLIQSALLEKEEVPLKK encoded by the coding sequence ATGACTTGTTTGTACTTCAGGATGAAAACCCTCGTATTTCTGCTTGGAATTGTAGTGCTTTTTCTCGCGAGTGCTTGGGAGAGTGGTGCACAGAACGATGCGTTGACCACACTCTCCGGTCGCGTTATTGATGCAGCAGGACAGCCAATTGCCGGACTTACGGTAGTTATTGTTCCTGTCCAAGACGGTCATGGAGCATGGTTTCCAATTGAGTTTGAGGTCGAAGAAGGTGGAGGGCAAGGCGATCCGATGGCATTCCAAGGGGAAACCGATGCGGAAGGACGTTTCGTTATTACGGATGCCATTGTTGGTCCCGTGTTGTTAGGATTATTTCCGTATAATGCGCCAGAGGCGGAAATTTTGAGGGTCCAAATCGGTGATCTGTTTCTCTATGCACCTGATGAATCGTGGGGACGTGGCGTTATATTTTCTGCGGAACCGGGTGACCGCATTGAAAACGTTGAGGTCACGGTGCAGCGTTTTTTACAACTCCGAGCGAAAGTTCTGAGGATGGACGGGAGTCCACTCGCCAATGCACAACGTATCAGGGTCGGGTTAAGGCAACTCAGTTTAGATGGAGAATACGATGGTAGTGGGAGGTGGAGCGCGGAGACGGATGACGAAGGAAACTTTGTAGGATATATGACGAGATATATGAATAGTCCGGCATTTTACTTTATGTCTGTGACATATCAGGAGCATCAAGTGCAGTTAGATCCAATTGTGGTCAAACCTGAAGATCTATTTCACGAAGTAGTCTTTACGTTTGAGGTCCCACTGCCCCTTGATATGCCTCGGAACGCTCCGCCTCATTTCCATGCTGGCGCGTCAGCGCGGGTTGGTGGTGGGCTTGACGCGGGAGGCGTGTGGGTCGTCAATCCGGCAAATGGTCACGCCTACAAAAAAGTCCCTTTTAGCGGCGTGGAAGATGCTATCGCGCAAGCAGCGAAAGAAGGTGCTTACCTCGTTGCAATTAACGATGAAGCGGAACAAAACTGGCTGGAACAGGTTTTCGTCGCGCATCGCACCTTAATTGGGCTTAGCGATGTTCAGGAAGAAGGACAGTGGCAATGGCACAGCGGGGAACCCGTCACATATACAAATTGGGCGACGGATGAACCGCACGATACCGATAAAGGCGATGAAGATTACGTCATCTTGTTCGCCGCCCAATGGGTGGACATTGGTCCTGGAGACATAAGATGGAAGCTTATTCAGTCCGCACTCCTTGAAAAAGAAGAAGTGCCTCTAAAGAAGTAA